A section of the Mangifera indica cultivar Alphonso chromosome 12, CATAS_Mindica_2.1, whole genome shotgun sequence genome encodes:
- the LOC123193713 gene encoding uncharacterized protein LOC123193713 produces MPASLASSSLTQSSFQVYIRYQKRAPGNMEAVQSWVSNHKLTSIGGIWATTIGASLAYTRKMTLLKPSLRLIHARMHAQAITLAVLSGAAAYHYYEKSADKLEQNPDKTAKIHHPVA; encoded by the exons ATGCCAGCCTCTCTTGCTTCTTCCTCCCTCACTCAATCTAGCTTTCAAGTATATATTCGGTACCAGAAAAGAGCACCAGGTAATATGGAGGCAGTTCAGTCATGGGTTTCTAATCACAAGCTCACCAGCATTG GAGGAATATGGGCAACAACGATTGGGGCATCGCTGGCTTATACACGAAAAATGACTCTTCTGAAGCCGAGCCTGAGGCTTATTCATGCCAGGATGCATGCACAAGCAATAACGTTGGCTGTGCTTTCCGGTGCTGCAGCTTATCACTATTATGAAAAGAGTGCCGACAAACTAGAACAGAATCCTGATAAAACTGCAAAAATTCACCATCCTGTGGCCTGA
- the LOC123192495 gene encoding amino acid transporter AVT6C-like, with protein MSPAAGLQAPLLPSYKLRSRASVAGAVFNVSTSIIGAGIMSIPATLKVLGVIPAFLLIVIIACLADVSVEILMRFTHAGDSTSYAGVMRESFGRVGSVAVQICVMITNLGCLIIYLIIIGDVLSGNQPGGLVHLGVLQEWFGIHWWNSRAFSLLFIVVFVMLPLVLLRRVESLKFSSAISVLLAVVFVGICSFMAISALFEGKTKTPRLLPQLNHQTSFFDLFTAVPVIVTAFTFHFNVHPIGFELNKPSDMILAARISLVLCAGLYFTIGLFGYLLFGDSIMADILVNFDQSSGSAVGSLLNDIVRLSYAFHLMLVFPLLNFSLRLNIDELLFSEKPNLAKDTTRFLSLTFVLVAFTYVAAIAIPDIWSFFQFLGSTSAVCLAFIFPGAIVLRDVHGISTARERTIALVMIILAVVTSTIAICTNIISFFGNTS; from the exons ATGTCTCCGGCTGCCGGACTACAAGCGCCACTGCTGCCAAGCTACAAGCTGAGAAGCCGTGCATCGGTGGCCGGCGCCGTGTTTAATGTGTCCACCAGTATCATTGGAGCTGGGATTATGTCCATTCCTGCCACCCTTAAGGTCCTTGGTGTCATCCCAGCTTTTCTGCTGATTGTGATAATTGCTTGCCTTGCTGACGTATCTGTTGAAATTCTGATGAGGTTTACGCACGCCGGTGACTCGACATCGTATGCGGGTGTGATGAGGGAGTCATTTGGACGTGTAGGATCAGTTGCAGTACAGATTTGTGTTATGATCACTAATCTTGGGTGcttgattatttatttgattattattg GTGATGTTCTATCTGGAAATCAGCCTGGAGGATTAGTTCATTTGGGTGTGTTGCAAGAATGGTTTGGCATTCATTGGTGGAATTCTCGTGCTTTTTCTCTGcttttcattgttgtttttGTCATGCTTCCATTGGTTTTGCTCAGGCGTGTAG AATCTTTGAAGTTTAGCTCTGCAATATCAGTTCTACTCGCGGTGGTGTTTGTTGGCATATGCTCATTTATGGCAATTTCAGCACTCTTTGAAGGCAAAACCAAAACCCCAAGATTGTTGCCTCAATTGAACCATCAAACCTCGTTCTTTGACCTTTTCACGGCCGTTCCTGTCATTGTGACTGCTTTCACATTTCATTTTAATG TTCATCCAATCGGTTTCGAGCTTAACAAGCCGTCTGATATGATCTTGGCAGCAAGAATTTCACTTGTATTATGTGCCGGCCTCTACTTCACAATAGGACTATTTGGGTACCTTTTGTTTGGAGACTCAATCATGGCTGATATACTTGTAAATTTTGATCAAAGTTCTGGTTCAGCAGTTGGTTCATTGCTCAATGACATTGTTAGATTAAGCTATGCATTTCACCTTATGCTTGTGTTCCCTCTGTTGAACTTCTCTTTGAGGCTCAATATTGATGAACTTCTCTTCTCTGAGAAGCCTAATCTGGCCAAAGACACCACCAGATTTTTGTCCCTCACATTTGTACTTGTAGCGTTCACTTATGTAGCAGCCATAGCGATCCCAGACATATGGAGTTTCTTTCAGTTCTTAGGATCAACTTCTGCCGTCTGTCTCGCCTTCATCTTCCCAGGGGCAATTGTTCTCAG GGATGTTCATGGTATATCAACAGCAAGGGAAAGGACCATTGCATTAGTAATGATAATTCTGGCTGTGGTGACCAGCACAATTGCAATTTGTACTAATATAATTAGTTTCTTTGGAAACACTTCATAA
- the LOC123193606 gene encoding alpha-soluble NSF attachment protein 2-like: MGDQIARAEEYEKKAEKKLSGWGLFGSKYEDAADLFDKAANSFKLAKSWDKAGSTYVKLANCHIKLESKHEAAQAYVDAAHCYKKTNAKEAISCLEQAVNMFCDIGRLSMAARYYKEIAELYESEQNIDRAIVFFEKAADMFLNEEVTTSANQCKQKVAQYAAELEQYHKSIEIYEEIAKQSLNNNLLKYGVKGHLLNAGICQLCKGDVVAITNALERYQDMDPTFAGTREYRLLADIAASIDEEDVAKFTDVVKEFDSMTPLDSWKTTLLLRVKETLKAKELEEDDLT; this comes from the exons ATGGGAGATCAGATTGCTCGAGCCGAAGAATATGAGAAAAAGGCCGAGAAGAAGCTTAGTGGCTGGGGCTTATTCGGCTCCAAATACGAAGACGCCGCTGATCTCTTTGATAAAGCTGCCAATTCTTTCAAGCTTGCCAAGTCAT GGGATAAAGCAGGATCAACTTATGTTAAGTTGGCAAACTGTCATATAAAG TTGGAAAGCAAACATGAAGCTGCCCAAGCTTATGTTGATGCTGCTCATTGCTACAAGAAAACAAACGCCAAGG AGGCTATATCTTGCTTGGAACAGGCTGTAAACATGTTTTGTGATATTGGAAGACTCAGCATGGCTGCAAGATATTACAAG GAAATTGCTGAACTCTATGAGTCTGAGCAGAACATCGACCGGGCTATCGTTTTCTTTGAGAAGGCAGCTGATATGTTCTTAAATGAAGAAGTAACAACTTCTGCAAACCAGTGCAAGCAGAAAGTAGCACAATATGCTGCTGAATTGGAACA ATATCACAAGTCAATTGAGATTTATGAAGAGATAGCAAAGCAGTCACTCAACAACAACTTGCTAAAGTATGGAGTGAAAGGTCATCTTTTAAATGCTGGCATTTGCCAACTTTGCAAGGGTGATGTTGTTGCAATTACCAATGCATTAGAGCGATACCAG GATATGGATCCAACTTTTGCAGGAACGCGTGAATACAGATTGTTAGCT GACATTGCTGCTTCTATTGATGAGGAGGACGTTGCAAAGTTTACTGATGTTGTTAAGGAATTTGATAGCATGACCCCTCTG GACTCCTGGAAGACAACCCTTCTGTTGCGGGTGAAGGAAACGCTGAAGGCCAAAGAATTGGAGGAGGATGACCTCACCTAA
- the LOC123192886 gene encoding uncharacterized protein LOC123192886, whose translation MAFSSNGKSKEVIEESNNTETNNQIPLEISASRRKLLSSKEPGKSYNTIGYITDRISLLKFGAASAKFKQIADERDEISRSVASSSGHGFRDRFNEVFSRKINWLSLKKMCIKWIRDPMNLALFLWILIVAISGALLFLVMTGMLNKVIPRKSERDVWFEVNNQILNALFTLMCLYQHPKRFYHLVLLCRWKPEDISKLRKIYCKNGTYKPHEWGHMMVVVLLLHLNCFAQYALCGLNLGYRRSQRPAIGVGICISVAIAAPAVAGLYSIKSPLGRDYDCVRDEEAWTVNAGESVRPVSRKSFEKRFSFVSSDEQLQWSGGIFDFWDDISLAYLSLFCTFCVFGWNMERLGFGNVYVHIATFILFCMAPFWIFNLAAVNIDNESVREALSVTGIVLCAFGLLYGGFWRIQMRKRFNLPAYNFCCGKPAASDCTLWLFCCWCSLAQEVRTANAYDIIEDKLCREPIYNGEQLLMSPLPREDGVSQFRSGPGSPLGSSSNTPIISIANSPSPSRVSKEYHGPERQLSVLIEESFARVKEETMIPPAPPVILKEDFLRKESVEINL comes from the coding sequence atGGCTTTCTCTAGTAATGGGAAGAGCAAGGAGGTAATTGAGGAATCTAATAATACTGAAACGAATAATCAGATCCCTCTTGAGATTTCAGCCTCTCGAAGGAAGCTACTAAGCAGCAAAGAACCTGGAAAGAGTTATAATACAATTGGTTATATTACTGATAGAATAAGTTTACTCAAGTTTGGTGCTGCATCAGCCAAATTCAAACAGATAGCAGATGAGAGAGATGAGATTTCGCGATCTGTGGCTTCTTCTAGTGGTCATGGGTTTAGAGACAGATTTAATGAGGTTTTTTCACGAAAGATTAATTGGTTATCACTCAAGAAAATGTGCATAAAATGGATAAGAGATCCAATGAATCTGGCTCTATTTTTGTGGATCTTAATTGTTGCTATCTCGGGTGCACTTTTGTTCCTTGTTATGACTGGAATGTTAAACAAAGTGATTCCAAGGAAGTCTGAAAGAGATGTCTGGTTTGAAGTTAATAATCAAATTCTCAATGCTCTGTTTACTCTTATGTGTTTGTACCAGCACCCTAAGAGATTCTACCACCTTGTACTTCTTTGTAGATGGAAACCGGAAGACATTTCTAAACTCAGAAAAATATACTGCAAAAATGGGACTTATAAGCCTCATGAGTGGGGGCACATGATGGTTGTTGTTCTTCTACTCCATTTGAATTGCTTTGCTCAGTATGCACTCTGTGGTCTAAATTTGGGGTACAGGAGATCTCAACGACCTGCTATAGGTGTTGGGATATGTATATCTGTTGCAATTGCTGCACCTGCAGTCGCTGGTCTTTACTCCATTAAGAGCCCACTTGGGAGGGATTATGATTGTGTAAGAGATGAGGAAGCATGGACTGTTAATGCTGGTGAAAGTGTTAGGCCAGTGAGCAGAAAATCATTTGAGAAAAGATTTTCTTTTGTGTCAAGTGATGAACAATTGCAATGGAGCGGTGGTATATTTGATTTTTGGGATGATATATCTTTGGCTTACCTCTCACTTTTTTGTACTTTTTGTGTCTTTGGGTGGAATATGGAGAGGCTTGGGTTTGGCAACGTGTATGTTCATATTGCTACTTTTATCTTGTTCTGTATGGCTCCTTTCTGGATTTTCAACTTGGCTGCTGTTAATATTGATAATGAGTCTGTCAGAGAAGCTCTATCTGTTACTGGAATTGTCCTTTGTGCATTTGGTTTACTCTATGGTGGCTTTTGGAGGATTCAAATGAGAAAGAGATTTAATTTACCAGCTTATAACTTCTGTTGTGGTAAACCGGCAGCTAGTGATTGTACTCTATGGCTTTTCTGTTGTTGGTGTTCTCTTGCTCAGGAAGTTCGAACAGCAAATGCATACGACATTATAGAAGATAAGTTATGCAGAGAACCAATTTATAATGGTGAACAGCTGCTGATGTCACCTTTGCCACGCGAAGATGGAGTGTCTCAATTCAGATCGGGACCAGGTTCTCCACTTGGGAGCAGCTCAAACACACCCATTATTAGTATAGCTAATTCTCCTAGTCCAAGCAGAGTTTCAAAGGAGTATCATGGTCCTGAAAGACAGCTTTCTGTGTTAATAGAAGAGTCTTTTGCCAGAGTTAAGGAAGAAACCATGATCCCTCCTGCTCCACCAGTGATACTGAAGGAAGACTTCCTGCGAAAGGAGTCagttgaaattaatttatga
- the LOC123192888 gene encoding senescence associated gene 20: MMHLLTGASSPSDSSFEFKPLSITSFGNVVIAEGCDHSLEISWVHAWTVTDGIITQVREYFNTSLTVTRLGNSPTKSTVEINPVHCPSVWESSFSNQAGKSFPGLVLAI; encoded by the coding sequence ATGATGCACCTTCTGACTGGCGCTTCATCACCGTCTGATTCTTCCTTCGAATTCAAACCTCTTTCCATCACCTCCTTCGGGAACGTTGTTATTGCCGAGGGCTGTGATCACAGCCTTGAAATCTCCTGGGTTCACGCCTGGACCGTAACTGATGGGATAATCACTCAAGTGAGAGAGTATTTCAACACTTCTCTTACTGTTACTCGCCTCGGAAATTCACCGACAAAGTCGACGGTGGAGATTAATCCCGTGCATTGCCCGTCCGTTTGGGAGAGTAGCTTCTCCAACCAGGCCGGAAAATCCTTTCCGGGTCTAGTCCTTGCAATATAA